In one window of Aceticella autotrophica DNA:
- a CDS encoding glucose-1-phosphate adenylyltransferase has translation MAKKDVVALILAGGQGSRLKSLTKNNAKPAVEFGGKYRIIDFALSNCCNSSIEIVGILTQYQPFILHSHIGIGVPWDLDRANGGVSILPPYVKDAGGNWYNGTADAVFQNAYFVDFYSPDYLIVLSGDHIYKMDYREMLKYHIEKKADATIAVTQVPIGEANRFGILNTSDDYKVYEFEEKPKNPKSNLASMGIYIFNWHKLKHILSEDSKNSKSTHDFGKDIIPNMLNRGFKLYAYPFEGYWRDVGTIESYWEANMDLLKEDLPSINNHKELDLFDENWKIYTSSLAYPPQYIGEDAVIKNSMIVEGCVILGSVTRSVLSYGVYIGKGCEIKNSVIMSGAIIEDDARVTNSIICSKVKIKKGSVIGNSDGLSVVPENKTIEGVYSNG, from the coding sequence ATGGCAAAAAAGGATGTAGTTGCATTAATATTAGCAGGAGGACAGGGCAGCAGGTTAAAATCCCTGACAAAAAACAATGCAAAACCTGCGGTAGAATTTGGCGGGAAATACAGAATAATTGATTTCGCTTTAAGTAATTGCTGTAATTCTTCCATTGAGATAGTTGGGATATTGACACAATATCAGCCTTTTATTCTCCATTCACATATAGGTATTGGTGTCCCATGGGACCTTGACAGGGCAAATGGGGGTGTGTCGATTCTTCCTCCGTATGTTAAAGATGCAGGCGGCAACTGGTATAACGGCACAGCTGATGCGGTATTTCAAAATGCATATTTTGTTGATTTTTATTCACCAGATTATCTTATTGTTTTGTCAGGTGATCATATATATAAGATGGATTACAGAGAAATGCTTAAATATCATATAGAAAAAAAGGCTGATGCAACTATTGCAGTGACTCAGGTACCGATAGGAGAAGCTAATCGCTTTGGAATATTGAATACATCAGATGACTATAAAGTATATGAATTTGAAGAAAAGCCCAAAAACCCCAAAAGCAATCTTGCTTCAATGGGCATATATATATTTAACTGGCATAAATTAAAGCATATCTTATCGGAAGATTCAAAGAATTCAAAGTCTACACATGATTTTGGGAAAGATATCATACCTAATATGCTTAACAGAGGTTTCAAATTGTATGCATATCCTTTTGAAGGCTACTGGAGAGATGTCGGCACGATAGAAAGCTATTGGGAAGCTAATATGGACCTTTTAAAAGAAGACCTTCCTTCAATAAATAATCATAAAGAACTGGATCTTTTTGATGAGAATTGGAAAATTTACACTTCTTCTTTAGCATATCCGCCACAGTATATAGGAGAAGATGCAGTTATAAAAAATTCAATGATTGTAGAGGGATGTGTAATTTTAGGCAGTGTTACCAGGTCAGTATTATCTTATGGCGTATATATCGGCAAAGGGTGTGAAATAAAAAATTCCGTAATCATGTCAGGTGCTATCATAGAAGATGATGCACGTGTCACAAACAGTATAATTTGTTCCAAAGTAAAAATAAAAAAAGGTTCAGTTATTGGAAATTCTGATGGGCTCTCTGTAGTACCAGAAAACAAAACAATAGAAGGTGTTTATTCAAATGGTTAA
- the glgD gene encoding glucose-1-phosphate adenylyltransferase subunit GlgD has protein sequence MFSNYIGILNLNEDESNLRSLSLNRPLASIPIYGRYRIIDFILSNLVNAGVKSVGIFAQTYSRSLMDHLGIGKPWDLNRRKDGLFIFNYSLNNSIINDVIQFKENIEYFYKNKGDYVILASSRMLCNIDLEKAALYHEKSKNDVTVIYKNVKGDDETFLNCDVLNIDENNRVLSVGKIIGLNCNVNISMDILIMKKDFLIECIYKSIENGNYSSLKNYIYNNCNKINIGVYEFKGYLSCINSIRSYYKTSMDILDTDIREELFFKNGKIYTKSNNSPPTKYCKESEVKNSIISNGCIIKGSIKNSILSRSVKIDYDTIIEDSIIFGNCVIGKGAKLKNVILDKNVVVEEGKNLIGDKKFPVVIEKGEVVKNLYKKAEGSYKA, from the coding sequence ATGTTCAGCAATTATATAGGCATACTAAATTTAAATGAAGACGAAAGCAATTTGAGGTCTCTTTCATTAAATAGACCATTAGCTTCCATACCTATATATGGAAGATATAGAATCATAGATTTTATTTTGTCTAATTTAGTCAATGCAGGCGTAAAAAGTGTTGGAATATTCGCACAGACATATTCAAGGTCATTGATGGACCATCTCGGAATAGGAAAACCTTGGGACTTAAACAGAAGAAAGGATGGACTTTTTATATTTAATTATTCATTAAACAATTCCATAATCAATGATGTTATACAATTCAAGGAAAATATCGAATACTTTTATAAAAACAAGGGTGATTATGTAATATTGGCATCATCAAGGATGTTGTGCAATATTGACCTTGAGAAAGCAGCACTGTATCATGAGAAATCAAAAAATGATGTAACTGTGATATATAAAAATGTAAAAGGTGATGATGAAACCTTCTTAAATTGTGACGTATTAAATATAGATGAGAACAACAGGGTATTAAGCGTTGGGAAAATCATAGGTTTAAATTGCAATGTAAATATATCTATGGATATATTAATCATGAAAAAAGATTTTTTAATTGAATGTATTTATAAATCAATAGAAAATGGCAATTATTCTTCTTTAAAAAATTATATTTACAATAATTGTAATAAGATAAATATAGGGGTTTATGAATTTAAAGGCTATTTAAGCTGCATTAATTCTATAAGGTCCTATTATAAAACCTCAATGGATATACTGGATACAGATATAAGAGAAGAATTATTTTTTAAAAATGGAAAAATCTACACCAAATCAAACAATTCACCACCTACCAAATATTGCAAAGAATCCGAGGTAAAAAATTCTATTATATCAAATGGCTGTATAATTAAGGGTAGTATAAAAAACAGTATTTTATCCCGTTCAGTAAAAATAGATTATGATACAATAATAGAGGACTCAATTATATTTGGCAATTGTGTAATAGGCAAAGGAGCCAAATTAAAAAATGTTATTCTGGATAAAAATGTTGTTGTTGAAGAGGGTAAAAATCTTATAGGAGACAAGAAATTTCCGGTTGTTATCGAAAAGGGAGAAGTTGTTAAAAATCTGTACAAAAAAGCAGAAGGGTCATATAAAGCGTAA
- the glgB gene encoding 1,4-alpha-glucan branching protein GlgB, with translation MGKHTVTSTIYVSDIKKFHDGNNFKSYEMLGCRVLNYRGKDGAVFCVWAPNATKVGVVGDFNNWKGSNHLMLPVKNSGLWWLFIEGIKDGDLYKYEIHTKDGRIVLKADPYAFYSEERPNTASIARRFPVYEWNDKEWLENRKNMNLFEKPINIYEIHFGSWRKKADGSFYSYREIADMLCSYIKEMGYTHVEILPLMEHPLDRSWGYQPTGFYSVTSRYGTPEDFMYFVDKLHQNGIGVIMDWVPGHFCKDEHGLYHFDGTPLYEYDDPALKENSYWGTANFNVAKPEVQCFLISNALFWFNIYHIDGLRSDAITNMIYLNEREGDYESKGAKETIEFLKKLNKTVFENTDNPLMIAEESSAFPLVTYPTYDGGLGFNYKWDMGWMNDTLKYMQKYPTERKSFHNLITFSLMYTYSENFILPLSHDEVVHGKRSLIDKMPGEYKEKFANLRLLFGYMMCHPGKKLLFMGGEFAHFIEWNFAKELDWFLLDYPMHKKMQDYVKVLNHFYLQNKALWKLDHDEKGFLWIDANNASQSIISFIRYSNTKEDFLVVICNFSNITYNEYKVGVPEADNYIEVLNSDMEKYGGNNILNEGSIKVLDESLHGKPCCINIKLPALSALIFKPLKENDEVR, from the coding sequence ATGGGTAAACATACGGTAACCTCCACTATTTATGTTTCAGATATAAAGAAATTTCATGATGGTAATAATTTTAAATCATACGAGATGCTTGGCTGCAGGGTACTTAACTATAGAGGGAAAGATGGTGCGGTATTTTGCGTATGGGCTCCTAATGCAACTAAGGTTGGGGTTGTTGGTGATTTTAACAACTGGAAGGGTAGCAATCACCTGATGCTTCCTGTTAAGAATTCAGGTTTATGGTGGCTTTTTATAGAAGGAATAAAAGATGGAGATTTATACAAGTATGAAATACATACAAAAGATGGAAGAATTGTTCTGAAAGCAGATCCATATGCATTTTATTCCGAGGAAAGACCGAACACAGCTTCAATTGCAAGAAGATTTCCTGTCTATGAATGGAATGACAAGGAATGGCTTGAGAATCGAAAAAATATGAATTTATTTGAAAAACCCATAAATATATATGAAATTCATTTTGGTTCATGGAGAAAGAAAGCTGATGGGAGTTTTTATTCATACAGAGAAATAGCAGACATGCTGTGTTCATATATCAAAGAGATGGGATATACCCATGTTGAAATTCTTCCATTGATGGAACATCCCCTTGATAGGTCATGGGGTTATCAACCAACCGGTTTTTACTCAGTAACAAGCAGGTATGGCACTCCTGAGGATTTCATGTATTTTGTAGATAAACTGCATCAAAATGGAATTGGTGTCATAATGGATTGGGTACCGGGACATTTTTGCAAAGATGAACATGGTCTCTATCATTTTGATGGGACACCATTGTATGAATATGATGACCCTGCACTTAAGGAAAACAGCTATTGGGGTACGGCAAATTTTAATGTTGCAAAGCCGGAAGTACAGTGCTTTTTGATATCAAATGCACTTTTTTGGTTTAATATTTACCATATAGATGGGCTTAGGTCAGATGCCATTACAAACATGATATATTTAAATGAAAGAGAAGGAGATTATGAAAGCAAAGGTGCCAAAGAAACAATAGAATTTTTAAAAAAGTTGAATAAAACAGTTTTTGAAAATACTGATAATCCTTTAATGATAGCCGAAGAATCAAGTGCATTTCCCCTTGTGACATATCCTACATATGATGGTGGATTAGGATTTAATTACAAATGGGATATGGGCTGGATGAACGATACATTGAAATATATGCAGAAATATCCCACAGAACGGAAATCATTTCATAATCTTATTACTTTCTCACTTATGTATACATACTCTGAGAATTTTATCCTTCCCCTTTCACATGATGAAGTGGTTCATGGTAAAAGGTCTTTAATTGATAAAATGCCTGGAGAGTATAAAGAAAAGTTTGCAAATTTAAGGCTTTTATTTGGTTATATGATGTGCCATCCAGGCAAAAAGCTTTTATTTATGGGTGGAGAATTTGCTCATTTTATAGAATGGAATTTTGCCAAAGAGCTTGACTGGTTTTTATTAGATTATCCCATGCACAAAAAAATGCAGGATTATGTTAAAGTTTTAAATCATTTTTACTTGCAAAATAAAGCCTTATGGAAGCTTGATCATGATGAGAAAGGTTTCCTCTGGATAGATGCAAACAATGCAAGTCAGAGCATAATATCGTTTATAAGATATTCAAATACAAAAGAAGATTTTTTAGTTGTTATCTGCAATTTTAGTAATATAACTTATAATGAATACAAGGTGGGGGTTCCGGAAGCAGATAATTATATAGAAGTTTTAAACAGTGATATGGAGAAATATGGTGGTAACAATATCCTTAATGAGGGTTCAATAAAAGTGTTGGATGAAAGCCTTCATGGGAAACCATGTTGTATAAATATAAAACTTCCGGCACTTTCAGCATTAATTTTTAAGCCTTTGAAAGAAAATGACGAGGTGAGATAA